In the genome of Oxyura jamaicensis isolate SHBP4307 breed ruddy duck chromosome 13, BPBGC_Ojam_1.0, whole genome shotgun sequence, one region contains:
- the HAND1 gene encoding heart- and neural crest derivatives-expressed protein 1: MNLVGGYQHHHHHHHHHMLHDPFLFGPAARCHQERTYFPGWVLGPAEVAPELPGQSPSYGPAEYGPAGQGRLEALSGRLGRRKGVGGPKKERRRTESINSAFAELRECIPNVPADTKLSKIKTLRLATSYIAYLMEVLAKDSQPGDTEGFKAELKKTDGRDNKRKRETQPEVYSSQPLGHGEKKLKGRTGWPQQVWALELNP, from the exons ATGAACCTGGTGGGGGGctaccagcaccaccaccaccaccaccaccaccacatgCTGCACGACCCCTTCCTCTTCGGGCCGGCGGCGCGGTGCCACCAGGAGCGCACCTACTTCCCCGGCTGGGTGCTCGGCCCGGCCGAGGTGGCCCCCGAGCTCCCCGGGCAGAGCCCTAGCTACGGCCCCGCCGAGTACGGCCCGGCCGGCCAGGGGAGGCTGGAGGCTCTCAGCGGTCGCCTGGGTAGAAGGAAAGGGGTCGGGGGTCccaaaaaggagaggaggaggacggAGAGCATCAACAGCGCCTTCGCCGAGCTCCGCGAGTGCATCCCCAACGTGCCCGCCGACACCAAGCTCTCCAAGATCAAGACGCTGCGCCTGGCCACCAGCTACATCGCCTACCTGATGGAAGTGCTGGCCAAGGACAGCCAGCCCGGGGACACCGAGGGCTTCAAAGCCGAGCTGAAGAAGACCGACGGCCGGGACAACAAGAGGAAACGGGAGACG CAGCCCGAGGTCTACTCCTCGCAGCCCTTGGGCCACGGCGAGAAGAAGCTGAAGGGCCGCACGGGCTGGCCCCAGCAGGTCTGGGCTCTGGAACTGAACCCCTGA